Proteins encoded together in one Micromonospora auratinigra window:
- a CDS encoding right-handed parallel beta-helix repeat-containing protein has translation MQDKRSDRRQLLRAAAVTAGAAVAVPALGGITPAQAAALASTGAIPWVGKAGSGAPYIADETVGAQVAINAALSTDTTQTAVYVAPGTYLVKGPVVLNDKQALIGAGPLTTLLKATSGFSGAAMVTTPAGASTASRQCVTDIGLEAAGLVANGINFQTNADPAQYGPDPGPWLTRVFVSRTTGDGIYLGGTNPGGVREFKLTDCRVENTGGWGYNLQSSDGFVSGCSCQGSDAGGYLLGGGNIKAWGSKVYGTGTSTTAGPGFRLASSRATVVGCEAQDLAGNGFEILGANCTVSGCTADSTGVGSTDTGSNSAGFYVGASAVSVEGGAFQRSGGGAKWIESVGPGMRYALVLAGGVDYVSVRLVSGSGRQVPFVGLISGTAGTHSSISVLG, from the coding sequence ATGCAGGACAAGCGTTCCGACCGTCGTCAGCTGCTGCGGGCCGCTGCGGTCACCGCCGGTGCCGCCGTCGCCGTGCCCGCGCTGGGTGGCATCACGCCCGCCCAGGCCGCCGCCCTGGCGTCCACCGGGGCGATCCCCTGGGTCGGCAAGGCCGGCTCCGGTGCCCCGTACATCGCCGACGAGACCGTCGGCGCCCAGGTCGCCATCAACGCCGCGCTCAGCACCGACACCACTCAGACGGCCGTCTACGTCGCGCCCGGCACCTACCTGGTCAAGGGCCCGGTGGTGCTCAACGACAAGCAGGCCCTGATCGGCGCCGGCCCGCTGACCACGCTGCTGAAGGCCACTTCGGGCTTCAGCGGCGCCGCCATGGTGACCACGCCCGCCGGCGCCTCCACCGCCTCCCGGCAGTGCGTCACCGACATCGGCCTGGAGGCCGCCGGACTGGTGGCGAACGGGATCAACTTCCAGACCAACGCCGACCCCGCCCAGTACGGGCCGGACCCGGGGCCGTGGCTGACCCGGGTCTTCGTCAGCCGCACCACCGGCGACGGCATCTACCTCGGCGGCACGAACCCGGGCGGGGTGCGGGAATTCAAGCTCACCGACTGCCGGGTGGAGAACACCGGCGGCTGGGGCTACAACCTCCAGTCCTCGGACGGCTTCGTCAGTGGCTGCTCCTGCCAGGGCAGCGACGCCGGCGGCTACCTGCTCGGCGGCGGCAACATCAAGGCCTGGGGCAGCAAGGTCTACGGCACCGGCACGTCCACGACGGCCGGCCCCGGGTTCCGGCTCGCCTCCTCCCGCGCCACCGTCGTGGGCTGCGAGGCGCAGGACCTCGCGGGGAACGGGTTCGAGATCCTCGGCGCGAACTGCACCGTCTCCGGCTGCACTGCCGACTCGACCGGGGTCGGCAGCACCGACACCGGATCGAACTCGGCGGGCTTCTACGTCGGCGCGTCGGCGGTGAGCGTGGAGGGCGGCGCCTTCCAGCGGTCGGGCGGCGGCGCCAAGTGGATCGAGAGCGTGGGGCCGGGCATGCGGTACGCGCTCGTCCTGGCGGGCGGCGTGGACTACGTCTCCGTACGCCTGGTCTCCGGCTCGGGCCGGCAGGTGCCGTTCGTGGGCCTGATCAGCGGCACGGCCGGCACGCACAGCTCGATCTCCGTGCTCGGCTGA